Proteins encoded together in one Triticum dicoccoides isolate Atlit2015 ecotype Zavitan chromosome 7B, WEW_v2.0, whole genome shotgun sequence window:
- the LOC119338839 gene encoding uncharacterized protein LOC119338839 — MASSPAAACSLPTRTAPSLDAEPADEAGLRRLRRRRRRRCICICALVTLGVLLLLGVTLLVLFLTVFRVRDPTTRLLSTRFVGLAPSLTQPNFTLLLTVAVHNPNPASFSYASGTTGLWYRGAHVGDAQVDPGRIPSKGDGVVQLEMTVLTAGFTKDMAQLIRDIEAGSLPLDASARIPGRVAVLGVLKLNVVAYSDCHIVVGFPDMEIRGQDCRDHAKL, encoded by the coding sequence ATGGCCTCCTCCCCAGCCGCAGCGTGCAGCCTGCCGACGCGCACCGCGCCTTCCCTCGACGCCGAACCTGCGGACGAGGCCGGCCTCCGCCGCCTGagacgccgccggcgccgccgctgcaTCTGCATCTGCGCCCTGGTCACCCTCGGCGTGCTCCTGCTCCTGGGCGTCaccctcctcgtcctcttcctcaccGTGTTCCGTGTGCGCGACCCCACCACGCGCCTGCTCTCCACCCGCTTCGTCGGCCTCGCGCCCAGCCTCACCCAGCCCAACTTCACGCTGCTGCTCACCGTGGCCGTGCACAACCCCAACCCGGCCTCCTTCTCCTACGCCTCCGGCACCACCGGCCTCTGGTACCGGGGCGCCCACGTCGGGGACGCCCAGGTCGACCCCGGGCGCATCCCTAGCAAGGGGGACGGGGTCGTGCAGCTGGAGATGACGGTGCTCACCGCCGGCTTCACCAAGGACATGGCGCAGCTGATAAGGGACATCGAGGCCGGGTCGCTGCCGCTGGACGCCAGCGCCAGGATCCCGGGGAGGGTGGCCGTCTTGGGCGTGCTCAAGCTCAACGTCGTGGCCTACTCTGACTGCCACATCGTCGTCGGCTTCCCGGACATGGAGATCCGAGGACAGGACTGCCGCGACCACGCTAAGCTCTGA
- the LOC119337061 gene encoding uridine kinase-like protein 2, chloroplastic isoform X1, whose translation MEDVLDSAVGAHFSGLRRDSRRLSSSLPSSPSSATCNGAADASAAAPSGLASPTPRQPFVIGVCGGTASGKTTVCDMIIQQLHDHRVLLVSQDSFYRGLTEEESEHVEEYNFDHPDAFDTDQLLECMGKLKSGQSVNIPIYDFKNHRRCSESFRKVNVSDVIILEGILVFHDQRVRDLMDMKIFVDTDADIRLARRIRRDTVERGRDVLSVLEQYGRFVKPAFDDFILPSKKYADVIIPRGGDNHVAIDLIAQHIRTKLGQHDLCKLYPNVYVVQTTFQIRGMHTLIRDREITTPDFVFYSDRLIRLVVEHGLGNLPFTEKQVVTPTGSIYSGVDFCKKLCGVSIVRSGESMENALRACCKGIKIGKILIHRVGDNGQQLIYHKLPEDIAQRHVLLMDPVLGTGNSANQAIQLLRSTGVPEDHIMFLNLISAPEGIHCVCKRFPGVKIVTSEIDAGLNEEYRVVPGLGEYGDRYFGTD comes from the exons ATGGAGGACGTCCTGGACTCGGCGGTGGGGGCCCACTTCAGCGGCCTCCGCCGCGACTCGCGccgcctctcctcctccctcccctcctcgccctcctccgccACCTGCAACGGCGCGGCCGACGCCTCCGCGGCCGCGCCCAGCGGGCTCGCGTCCCCCACGCCCAGGCAGCCGTTCGTCATCG GGGTGTGCGGCGGAACGGCGTCGGGGAAGACGACGGTGTGCGACATGATCATCCAGCAGCTCCACGACCACCGCGTCCTGCTCGTCAGCCAG GATTCGTTCTACCGCGGTTTAACTGAGGAGGAATCTGAACATGTGGAAGAGTACAACTTTGATCACCCTG ATGCATTTGATACTGATCAGCTTCTGGAGTGCATGGGAAAGCTAAAGAGTGGACAGTCTGTTAATATTCCTATATATGATTTCAAGAATCATCGACGATGCTCTGAGAGCTTTAGAAAG GTCAATGTATCAGATGTCATCATTCTGGAGGGCATTTTGGTTTTTCATGATCAAAGGGTGCGTGACTTGATGGACATGAAAATTTTCGTTGACACAG ATGCTGATATTAGGCTTGCCCGAAGAATAAGGCGTGATACAGTTGAAAGAGGTAGAGATGTTCTCTCAGTGCTTGAGCAG TACGGGAGGTTTGTGAAGCCCGCCTTTGATGATTTTATCCTGCCTTCCAAGAAGTATGCTGATGTGATCATACCACGAGGAGGAGATAACCATGTTGCCATTGATTTAATTGCGCAACATATTCGTACAAAACTTGGACAACATGACTTGTGCAAATTATATCCAAATGTTTATGTAGTTCAGACAACTTTCCAG ATACGGGGAATGCATACCCTCATTCGTGACCGGGAAATTACGACTCCTGATTTTGTCTTCTATTCAGATCGGCTGATTCGTCTG GTAGTTGAGCATGGTCTGGGGAATTTGCCATTTACAGAGAAGCAGGTCGTTACACCTACAG GATCTATTTATTCAGGAGTTGACTTCTGCAAGAAGCTCTGTGGAGTGTCGATTGTTCGAAG tggtgaaagcatggaGAATGCTCTGCGTGCTTGTTGTAAGGGGATAAAAATAGGTAAAATCCTAATACATCGTGTTGGAGACAacggacaacaa CTCATATACCACAAGCTGCCCGAGGATATTGCTCAACGTCATGTTCTACTTATGGATCCTGTGCTCGGTACAG GTAACTCAGCAAATCAAGCTATACAGCTTCTTAGAAGTACAGGAGTTCCAGAGGACCACATCATGTTTCTTAATCTTATCTCG GCTCCTGAAGGAATCCATTGTGTCTGCAAGCGATTCCCTGGTGTGAAGATCGTAACATCGGAGATCGACGCCGGGTTGAACGAGGAATACCGTGTCGTGCCAGGGCTGGGTGAATACGGCGATCGCTACTTCGGCACTGACTAA
- the LOC119337061 gene encoding uridine kinase-like protein 2, chloroplastic isoform X2 produces the protein MEDVLDSAVGAHFSGLRRDSRRLSSSLPSSPSSATCNGAADASAAAPSGLASPTPRQPFVIGVCGGTASGKTTVCDMIIQQLHDHRVLLVSQDSFYRGLTEEESEHVEEYNFDHPDAFDTDQLLECMGKLKSGQSVNIPIYDFKNHRRCSESFRKVNVSDVIILEGILVFHDQRVRDLMDMKIFVDTDADIRLARRIRRDTVERGRDVLSVLEQYADVIIPRGGDNHVAIDLIAQHIRTKLGQHDLCKLYPNVYVVQTTFQIRGMHTLIRDREITTPDFVFYSDRLIRLVVEHGLGNLPFTEKQVVTPTGSIYSGVDFCKKLCGVSIVRSGESMENALRACCKGIKIGKILIHRVGDNGQQLIYHKLPEDIAQRHVLLMDPVLGTGNSANQAIQLLRSTGVPEDHIMFLNLISAPEGIHCVCKRFPGVKIVTSEIDAGLNEEYRVVPGLGEYGDRYFGTD, from the exons ATGGAGGACGTCCTGGACTCGGCGGTGGGGGCCCACTTCAGCGGCCTCCGCCGCGACTCGCGccgcctctcctcctccctcccctcctcgccctcctccgccACCTGCAACGGCGCGGCCGACGCCTCCGCGGCCGCGCCCAGCGGGCTCGCGTCCCCCACGCCCAGGCAGCCGTTCGTCATCG GGGTGTGCGGCGGAACGGCGTCGGGGAAGACGACGGTGTGCGACATGATCATCCAGCAGCTCCACGACCACCGCGTCCTGCTCGTCAGCCAG GATTCGTTCTACCGCGGTTTAACTGAGGAGGAATCTGAACATGTGGAAGAGTACAACTTTGATCACCCTG ATGCATTTGATACTGATCAGCTTCTGGAGTGCATGGGAAAGCTAAAGAGTGGACAGTCTGTTAATATTCCTATATATGATTTCAAGAATCATCGACGATGCTCTGAGAGCTTTAGAAAG GTCAATGTATCAGATGTCATCATTCTGGAGGGCATTTTGGTTTTTCATGATCAAAGGGTGCGTGACTTGATGGACATGAAAATTTTCGTTGACACAG ATGCTGATATTAGGCTTGCCCGAAGAATAAGGCGTGATACAGTTGAAAGAGGTAGAGATGTTCTCTCAGTGCTTGAGCAG TATGCTGATGTGATCATACCACGAGGAGGAGATAACCATGTTGCCATTGATTTAATTGCGCAACATATTCGTACAAAACTTGGACAACATGACTTGTGCAAATTATATCCAAATGTTTATGTAGTTCAGACAACTTTCCAG ATACGGGGAATGCATACCCTCATTCGTGACCGGGAAATTACGACTCCTGATTTTGTCTTCTATTCAGATCGGCTGATTCGTCTG GTAGTTGAGCATGGTCTGGGGAATTTGCCATTTACAGAGAAGCAGGTCGTTACACCTACAG GATCTATTTATTCAGGAGTTGACTTCTGCAAGAAGCTCTGTGGAGTGTCGATTGTTCGAAG tggtgaaagcatggaGAATGCTCTGCGTGCTTGTTGTAAGGGGATAAAAATAGGTAAAATCCTAATACATCGTGTTGGAGACAacggacaacaa CTCATATACCACAAGCTGCCCGAGGATATTGCTCAACGTCATGTTCTACTTATGGATCCTGTGCTCGGTACAG GTAACTCAGCAAATCAAGCTATACAGCTTCTTAGAAGTACAGGAGTTCCAGAGGACCACATCATGTTTCTTAATCTTATCTCG GCTCCTGAAGGAATCCATTGTGTCTGCAAGCGATTCCCTGGTGTGAAGATCGTAACATCGGAGATCGACGCCGGGTTGAACGAGGAATACCGTGTCGTGCCAGGGCTGGGTGAATACGGCGATCGCTACTTCGGCACTGACTAA